The following coding sequences are from one Tachysurus vachellii isolate PV-2020 chromosome 7, HZAU_Pvac_v1, whole genome shotgun sequence window:
- the rgs5b gene encoding regulator of G-protein signaling 5b, with product MCQGLELLPVSCLERVKELKARLGSFLLKQEINLMGLSNKSDRLRTEDTLKWKVSFQNLLFHKDGLCAFRAFLMSEHSEENIAFYLACEDYKNTKTSSKLCSKAKKIYEEFIDSDAPKEVNLDHETKSIMKKNMEHPTASCFDLAQSKIYTLMEKDCYPRFLKSTLYMELSRQAKP from the exons atgtgccaAGGATTGGAATTGCTGCCAGTTAGCTGTCTGGAGAG AGTCAAAGAGCTGAAGGCACGCTTGGGAAGTTTCCTCCTAAAGCAGGAGATCAATCTCATGGGCCTGTCTAACAAAAGCGATAGGCTGAGGACGGAGGACACGCTCAAGTGGAAAGTGTCCTTTCAGAATCTGCTCTTTCACAAAG ATGGGTTGTGTGCGTTCCGGGCGTTCCTGATGTCTGAGCACAGTGAGGAAAACATTGCGTTCTACCTCGCTTGTGAGGACTACAAGAACACCAAGACGTCCTCCAAGCTGTGCTCCAAAGCCAAGAAAATCTATGAGGAGTTTATTGACTCTGACGCCCCAAAAGAG GTGAATCTCGACCATGAGACAAAAAGCATCATGAAAAAGAACATGGAGCATCCGACTGCATCTTGCTTTGATCTGGCCCAAAGCAAGATCTACACTCTTATGGAGAAAGACTGCTATCCTCGGTTTCTCAAATCCACGCTCTACATGGAGCTCAGCAGACAAGCAAAGCCATGA